The Candidatus Aenigmatarchaeota archaeon genome has a segment encoding these proteins:
- a CDS encoding PRC-barrel domain-containing protein has translation MAENKVRARMILGKVIVSEETGKRYGVVNNVDFIAESGELLNLVVEGATKALMDLNLKSDDKGRILIPFSAVKSIGDFVIVSENELI, from the coding sequence ATGGCTGAAAATAAGGTAAGGGCTAGGATGATTCTTGGCAAGGTTATAGTTAGCGAGGAGACAGGTAAGAGATATGGAGTTGTAAATAATGTTGACTTTATAGCAGAGAGTGGAGAACTTTTGAATCTGGTTGTTGAGGGTGCCACAAAAGCTCTCATGGATTTAAACCTAAAGAGCGATGACAAGGGTAGAATTTTAATACCTTTTAGTGCTGTAAAGTCAATTGGAGACTTTGTAATAGTTAGTGAAAATGAGTTAATCTAG
- the tsaD gene encoding tRNA (adenosine(37)-N6)-threonylcarbamoyltransferase complex transferase subunit TsaD has protein sequence MKILSVDTSCDETSAAVCENDRLLSNVVSSQIDLHSKWKGVVPIIAKRAHQERIDDVINEALKRSGCKFHEIDFYAVTIGPGLAIALEVGIKKILELSKKYDKPIIPVNHMEGHIYSNFIKNRNGKYYNNLKKIKFPIVCLLISGGHTEIVLMNDHGEYQLLGETLDDAVGEAFDKVARPLNLGYPGGPIIEDFARKGSPKFNLPLPMKRRKDFNFSYSGLKTACIIKIEELKKEYGNNFYSIVPDFCASFQKTITESLLFKIKKVLEKYEIKQILIGGGVIRNDYIRKMFRKELKNRAIDLVLPHKKFCTDNAAMIGVCAYYKVKRGEYFRNPNKIDRIPNLKIDEKISLD, from the coding sequence ATGAAAATCCTCTCTGTAGATACTTCATGCGATGAAACAAGTGCTGCAGTCTGTGAAAATGATAGACTCTTATCTAATGTAGTTTCCTCTCAAATTGATCTCCATTCAAAATGGAAAGGTGTGGTTCCGATAATAGCAAAAAGGGCCCATCAGGAAAGAATAGATGATGTAATAAATGAAGCATTAAAAAGAAGTGGTTGTAAATTTCATGAAATTGATTTTTATGCAGTTACAATAGGACCGGGTTTGGCCATAGCCTTGGAGGTGGGGATAAAAAAAATTCTTGAACTTTCAAAAAAATATGATAAACCCATCATACCTGTAAATCATATGGAGGGTCATATTTATAGCAATTTTATAAAGAACAGAAATGGAAAATACTATAATAATTTAAAAAAAATCAAATTCCCCATTGTTTGCCTACTAATATCGGGAGGGCATACCGAAATTGTTCTAATGAATGATCACGGGGAATACCAATTATTGGGAGAAACTTTAGATGATGCCGTAGGTGAAGCTTTTGATAAAGTGGCTCGTCCTTTGAATTTGGGATATCCAGGTGGTCCAATAATCGAGGATTTCGCAAGAAAAGGTTCGCCAAAATTCAATTTACCTTTACCAATGAAAAGAAGAAAAGATTTTAATTTTAGTTATTCTGGATTAAAAACTGCTTGTATAATCAAAATAGAAGAGTTAAAAAAAGAGTATGGAAATAATTTTTATTCTATTGTCCCGGATTTTTGTGCATCTTTCCAAAAAACAATAACAGAATCTCTGTTGTTTAAAATCAAAAAAGTTCTGGAAAAATATGAAATTAAACAAATTTTAATAGGTGGTGGTGTTATAAGAAATGATTACATAAGAAAGATGTTCAGAAAAGAACTGAAAAATCGAGCTATAGATCTTGTTTTACCCCACAAAAAGTTTTGCACAGATAATGCAGCAATGATAGGAGTTTGTGCCTATTATAAAGTTAAAAGAGGTGAGTATTTTAGAAATCCAAATAAAATAGACAGGATACCTAATCTAAAGATAGATGAAAAAATATCCCTAGATTAA
- a CDS encoding L-threonylcarbamoyladenylate synthase: MKIIKFSNKKIKYIVEEAVKVLKTGGLVVYPTETCYGLAADPTNEESVEKLLKFKGKRNKPISIAVCNKKMSKKYVKLNEIAENLYDNYLPGPLTVVSKSLNRVDKRIEGQDGTLGVRIPNHDLVLKIIKSFGKPITSTSANETNKKTPYKIEDILDNIDDKKKKLLDLIIDAGELPKNKPSTVVNTTLNELKILREGDVKLISPTIYISNSVNETMKIANEILDKIEIGKKPIIFGLQGELGSGKTYFTKGIAKALGIKENIISPTFILCREYEFDRGLKLFHIDTYRLFDQKEFIDLGLDKMIQKPNIIVIEWAEKVSKILMNLNVNLIWVKFSYHGVKKRKIEYCRIK, translated from the coding sequence ATGAAAATAATCAAGTTTTCAAATAAAAAGATAAAATATATAGTTGAAGAGGCTGTAAAAGTTTTAAAAACTGGGGGCCTAGTTGTATATCCAACTGAAACCTGCTATGGATTGGCGGCGGATCCAACCAACGAAGAATCTGTAGAGAAGTTGTTGAAATTTAAAGGAAAAAGAAATAAACCTATTTCAATAGCCGTGTGTAATAAAAAAATGTCCAAAAAATATGTCAAGCTAAATGAGATAGCTGAAAATTTATATGATAATTATCTCCCAGGTCCTTTGACGGTTGTCTCAAAAAGTTTGAATAGAGTTGATAAGAGAATAGAAGGTCAGGATGGGACTCTTGGTGTAAGAATACCAAATCATGATTTGGTTTTAAAAATAATAAAAAGTTTTGGCAAACCAATAACCTCTACATCAGCAAATGAGACCAATAAAAAAACGCCATACAAAATAGAAGATATACTGGATAATATAGATGATAAGAAAAAAAAACTTTTAGACCTTATAATTGACGCGGGAGAACTACCGAAAAACAAACCATCCACAGTAGTTAACACGACACTAAACGAATTAAAAATATTGCGTGAAGGAGACGTGAAGTTAATTTCACCTACTATTTACATCTCAAATTCCGTGAATGAAACAATGAAGATTGCAAATGAAATTCTAGATAAAATTGAAATTGGTAAAAAACCGATAATTTTTGGTCTTCAGGGAGAACTTGGATCTGGAAAAACTTATTTCACAAAAGGTATTGCTAAAGCTTTGGGTATAAAAGAAAATATAATATCCCCCACTTTCATACTTTGCAGAGAGTATGAATTTGACAGGGGACTTAAATTGTTTCACATTGATACATACAGGTTATTTGATCAAAAGGAGTTTATTGATCTTGGTTTAGACAAGATGATCCAAAAACCTAACATAATAGTAATAGAATGGGCTGAAAAAGTTTCAAAAATATTGATGAATTTAAATGTTAATCTAATATGGGTCAAGTTTAGTTATCATGGTGTGAAAAAGAGAAAGATAGAGTATTGTAGAATAAAGTGA
- a CDS encoding winged helix-turn-helix transcriptional regulator encodes MTKKSQKKQKEYDLMVLKVLKELSKTPEARLSVREISRILEINPMAVSRAIKNLNDLLDIKTGSNFESFRLRVYLVRLKPEFEKLSMEDLIKKISITKRLTKEIIG; translated from the coding sequence ATGACAAAAAAATCCCAAAAAAAACAGAAAGAATACGATTTAATGGTACTAAAAGTTCTAAAAGAGCTTTCAAAAACCCCAGAGGCCAGACTATCGGTACGAGAAATATCAAGAATATTGGAAATAAATCCTATGGCCGTTTCAAGGGCAATAAAAAATTTAAATGACTTATTGGACATTAAAACTGGATCTAATTTTGAGTCTTTTAGACTTAGGGTATATCTTGTCAGACTAAAACCCGAATTCGAAAAACTTTCAATGGAAGATTTGATAAAGAAAATAAGTATAACAAAGAGATTGACAAAGGAAATTATTGGTTGA
- a CDS encoding zinc ribbon domain-containing protein, whose protein sequence is MKRCDYCRSKLNKKWNFCPICGNEIEKPITITTLLKRQMDILRNLMRDDIGKESSRRISGGITIKINSTGFHEPRVQVIQPPNISEPYNMKKPEKKFKGEIIEPEVNIKRMSNEMIIEIDMPDVKSESDVEVNRFFDSIEIRGYGEKKGYFKIIKIPSRHTLMEKKLNEGKLTLKFGL, encoded by the coding sequence ATGAAAAGATGTGATTATTGCAGATCTAAATTGAATAAAAAATGGAACTTTTGTCCTATTTGCGGCAATGAGATAGAGAAACCGATAACTATAACTACACTTCTAAAAAGGCAAATGGATATTCTAAGAAATCTGATGAGGGATGATATCGGCAAGGAAAGCTCAAGAAGAATTTCTGGTGGCATAACAATAAAAATAAATTCAACAGGTTTTCATGAACCAAGAGTTCAGGTAATACAACCGCCAAATATAAGTGAACCTTACAATATGAAGAAACCAGAAAAAAAATTCAAAGGAGAGATTATAGAACCTGAGGTTAATATAAAAAGAATGTCCAATGAGATGATCATAGAAATTGATATGCCAGATGTGAAATCGGAAAGTGATGTTGAAGTTAACAGGTTTTTTGATTCCATAGAAATAAGGGGTTATGGTGAAAAAAAAGGTTATTTTAAAATAATTAAGATTCCAAGTAGACACACTCTCATGGAAAAGAAGTTGAATGAGGGAAAATTAACACTGAAATTTGGTTTATGA
- a CDS encoding DEAD/DEAH box helicase: protein MIIDSLKEYGIPEEFIIKLKESGIKNLNDPQIKSIKSGLFNSKNIVVSAPTASGKTLIATLAAIKKLKEGSRVIYLVPLIALATEKWQYYKKLFHNTGIKVAISTGDLDSSDEWLANYNLIILTTEKCDSLIRHGSQWLRDVGLVIVDEIHLLNDPNRGPTLEVTLTMLREIFKNSQIIGLSATINNVDEISKWLNAKTVKSNFRPVELYEGIYLNNKIYFFGREGYELNENLIPELSILENTNRLGKQSIYFVSTRRNAESLAEKIANFNKNFIGKNESQHLSRLSEEILNALETPTRQCKKLADCIRKGVAFHHAGLIGKQRWLIEESFRNGLLKVICATPTLAMGVSLPAFRVVVRDVVRYYEGYGLRHIPVLEYKQFVGRAGRPEYDKFGESILVAKTETEAEKLVQTYIFGEPEEIYSKLSMDPVLRMYILALVSSEFVNSRTDLINFFKKTFYAYQFGEITDIENKIDYILELLIKFGFIKSSERGIFATKIGKRVSELYLDPLTAYKFLNSLKKINPNTSDFSIIHIISSTLEMKPLLSVSSGEYDEINKKIAINQFLIDIPKEWEEEYDEFMSTVKTAMLLESWVEEKTEDEILGKFKVTPGELYTRLKNADWLLYSLNELGLLSGNKEILGKIRKLRIRMKYGVKEELLPLVRLEQVGRVRARKLFNNNIKTINELREISLERLSRIVGPKVAMIIKRQLGEEYEQPKEQKQLTLG from the coding sequence ATGATTATAGATTCCTTGAAAGAATATGGAATTCCAGAAGAATTTATAATAAAACTTAAGGAATCTGGAATAAAAAATTTGAATGACCCACAAATAAAATCAATTAAAAGTGGTTTATTTAATTCAAAAAACATTGTCGTTTCTGCACCGACTGCCTCTGGAAAAACACTGATAGCCACACTCGCAGCAATAAAGAAATTAAAAGAGGGATCAAGAGTAATATATCTTGTCCCACTAATAGCCTTGGCGACAGAAAAATGGCAATATTACAAAAAACTTTTTCATAACACGGGAATAAAGGTTGCAATATCTACTGGAGATTTGGATTCCTCAGATGAATGGCTAGCAAACTATAATCTAATAATCCTCACAACCGAAAAATGCGATTCATTGATAAGGCATGGGTCCCAATGGTTAAGGGATGTTGGTCTGGTTATTGTTGATGAAATACATCTTCTTAATGATCCAAACCGTGGCCCAACATTAGAGGTTACTTTGACTATGTTGAGAGAGATTTTTAAGAATTCGCAGATTATTGGTCTCTCGGCGACAATAAATAATGTTGATGAAATCTCGAAATGGTTGAATGCAAAAACTGTAAAATCAAATTTCAGACCTGTTGAATTATACGAGGGAATATACCTAAATAACAAAATATATTTCTTTGGAAGAGAAGGTTATGAATTAAATGAAAATCTGATACCAGAATTGAGTATATTAGAAAATACAAATAGATTAGGAAAACAGTCAATATATTTTGTATCTACTAGAAGGAATGCTGAATCACTCGCTGAAAAGATAGCAAATTTCAACAAAAATTTTATTGGAAAGAATGAAAGTCAACATCTTTCTAGATTATCTGAAGAAATATTGAACGCACTGGAAACACCGACTAGACAGTGTAAAAAACTTGCCGATTGTATTAGAAAAGGTGTCGCTTTTCACCATGCTGGTCTAATTGGGAAGCAAAGATGGCTAATAGAAGAAAGTTTCAGAAATGGTTTATTGAAAGTTATATGTGCAACCCCAACTTTGGCTATGGGAGTCTCACTTCCTGCATTTCGTGTGGTTGTTAGAGATGTTGTCAGATATTATGAAGGATATGGTTTGAGACACATACCAGTCCTAGAATACAAACAATTTGTCGGTAGGGCTGGAAGACCGGAGTATGATAAATTTGGTGAATCTATTTTGGTTGCAAAAACTGAAACTGAAGCCGAGAAGTTAGTTCAAACATATATTTTTGGTGAACCAGAGGAAATATATTCAAAATTATCCATGGATCCTGTATTAAGAATGTATATCCTTGCATTAGTTTCATCTGAATTTGTAAACTCAAGAACTGATTTGATTAATTTTTTTAAAAAAACTTTCTATGCATACCAATTTGGTGAAATAACAGATATAGAAAATAAAATTGATTATATATTGGAACTATTAATTAAATTTGGTTTTATAAAATCAAGTGAAAGAGGAATATTTGCTACAAAAATTGGTAAAAGAGTTTCAGAATTATATTTAGATCCATTGACAGCATACAAATTTTTGAATTCCTTGAAAAAAATAAACCCAAATACAAGTGACTTTTCAATCATACATATAATATCAAGTACACTCGAGATGAAACCTCTACTTTCTGTTTCAAGCGGTGAATATGATGAGATAAATAAAAAAATTGCAATAAACCAATTCCTTATAGATATTCCAAAAGAATGGGAAGAAGAATATGATGAATTTATGTCTACCGTGAAAACTGCGATGTTGCTTGAATCTTGGGTGGAGGAAAAAACAGAAGATGAAATATTAGGAAAATTCAAAGTGACCCCGGGGGAATTATATACCCGTCTAAAGAATGCTGATTGGTTACTTTATTCTTTGAATGAACTTGGTTTATTGTCTGGAAATAAAGAAATTTTAGGAAAGATAAGAAAATTAAGAATAAGGATGAAGTATGGTGTCAAGGAAGAATTATTACCTCTGGTGAGACTAGAGCAAGTTGGTAGAGTCAGGGCTAGAAAACTATTCAACAATAATATAAAAACAATAAATGAACTAAGAGAAATATCGTTAGAAAGATTATCTAGAATTGTTGGGCCAAAAGTCGCGATGATAATAAAAAGACAACTGGGTGAAGAATATGAACAGCCAAAAGAACAAAAGCAGTTAACCTTGGGGTAA
- a CDS encoding methyltransferase domain-containing protein yields MKNFNDILKKLERLPQVVTPKDASIILSYTGVPPDAKIVDAGSGSGFLALFLAWHCPLGKVVTYEKREDFFKVVKNNIKKSGLKNIEVKNKDIFDGIEENNLDLITLDMKGCERVIPEGLKKLKKGGYIVVYCPYVEQLINVMESMKKCELKNITCVENILREWQSEFGFTRPKSQGLMHTGWLVFGRK; encoded by the coding sequence ATGAAAAATTTTAATGATATTTTGAAAAAATTGGAAAGGTTACCACAAGTTGTCACCCCAAAAGATGCATCAATAATCTTATCTTACACAGGGGTTCCTCCAGACGCAAAGATAGTTGATGCTGGTTCAGGATCTGGGTTTTTGGCCCTTTTCTTGGCGTGGCATTGTCCGCTGGGTAAAGTTGTTACTTATGAAAAAAGGGAAGATTTTTTCAAAGTGGTAAAGAATAATATAAAGAAAAGTGGTTTGAAAAATATAGAAGTAAAAAACAAGGATATATTTGATGGTATAGAAGAAAATAATCTAGATCTGATAACACTGGATATGAAGGGTTGTGAAAGAGTTATACCTGAAGGATTAAAAAAATTAAAGAAAGGAGGGTATATAGTTGTATATTGTCCATATGTTGAACAATTGATAAATGTGATGGAAAGTATGAAGAAATGCGAATTAAAAAATATAACCTGTGTGGAAAATATATTAAGAGAGTGGCAAAGTGAGTTTGGTTTCACAAGACCAAAAAGTCAGGGTTTGATGCATACAGGATGGCTGGTTTTTGGAAGAAAGTGA
- a CDS encoding M48 family metalloprotease: protein MTKFNIEDEINKNRLKSVALVLFVFISIVFIGYFIGYLFEPGLAYLFLILALIFSFLFTFFTYYYSDKIVLGSVKARPANPKEHKYLINVVEGLALSAGIPTPRIYVIDSNELNAFATGRNPKNAVICVTTGLMKVLNRSEMEGVIAHEMSHIKNYDVRFATLVAVMVGIIVIVSEIFRRNIIFGGSADRDKGKSSSFLVIFGLIFIILSPIFAKLVQLAISRRREYLADANGAYLTRYPEGLASALEKIMKYNKGQLKVNEAVAPLFIVNPLSGKDISNLFSTHPPIEDRIKRLRNM, encoded by the coding sequence ATGACCAAATTTAATATTGAAGATGAGATAAACAAAAATAGGTTAAAATCAGTAGCTTTAGTGCTGTTTGTTTTCATATCGATTGTTTTTATAGGGTATTTCATTGGATATTTGTTTGAGCCCGGTTTGGCTTATTTGTTTCTAATTTTAGCTCTAATTTTCTCATTTCTTTTCACATTTTTTACCTATTATTACAGCGATAAAATAGTTTTGGGGAGTGTGAAGGCTAGGCCAGCTAACCCAAAGGAACATAAATATTTAATCAATGTTGTAGAGGGGTTAGCCTTGTCTGCCGGGATTCCAACACCAAGAATTTATGTGATAGATTCAAATGAATTGAACGCATTTGCCACTGGAAGAAATCCAAAGAATGCAGTAATTTGTGTTACAACAGGTCTTATGAAAGTTCTGAATAGATCGGAGATGGAAGGTGTGATTGCCCATGAAATGTCACATATTAAAAATTACGATGTTAGGTTTGCTACACTTGTTGCTGTAATGGTTGGTATTATTGTTATAGTTTCAGAAATATTTAGGAGAAATATAATCTTTGGTGGAAGTGCTGACAGGGATAAAGGAAAATCCTCCAGTTTTCTAGTAATATTTGGTTTGATTTTTATTATTTTATCACCAATATTTGCCAAGCTAGTTCAACTTGCAATATCAAGAAGGAGAGAATATTTGGCAGATGCAAATGGGGCATATTTGACGAGATACCCAGAAGGATTGGCGAGTGCCCTTGAAAAGATAATGAAATACAATAAGGGTCAATTAAAAGTTAACGAAGCTGTTGCTCCATTATTCATAGTAAATCCATTATCAGGAAAAGATATATCTAACCTGTTTTCAACACACCCACCCATAGAAGATAGAATAAAAAGATTGAGAAATATGTGA
- a CDS encoding LemA family protein, with translation MIGTLILVLLAFILLMGVYYSNRIIILSNRVDNAWSQIDVQLKKRADLVPNLVETVKGYMKHERSVIASITKARERMLGAKTDEEKIKADREIAGALKTIFALAENYPKLKANENFMMLQEELSGIENKIAYARQFYNDSILAYNNLVSTFPGVFFAKILGKEKKKHLEIGESERKPVKVEF, from the coding sequence ATGATTGGAACATTAATTTTAGTATTATTGGCATTTATATTGTTAATGGGAGTTTATTATTCAAACAGAATAATAATCCTAAGTAATAGAGTGGATAACGCGTGGTCTCAAATTGATGTTCAACTAAAGAAAAGGGCTGATCTAGTCCCAAACTTGGTTGAAACTGTCAAAGGGTATATGAAACATGAAAGAAGTGTAATAGCATCAATAACAAAAGCTAGGGAAAGAATGTTAGGAGCGAAAACAGATGAGGAGAAAATCAAGGCCGACAGAGAGATAGCTGGAGCGTTAAAAACCATTTTTGCCTTAGCAGAAAATTATCCAAAATTAAAGGCAAATGAAAATTTCATGATGCTTCAAGAAGAACTCTCTGGAATTGAAAATAAGATTGCTTATGCAAGACAATTTTACAATGATTCTATACTCGCCTACAATAATCTTGTATCCACATTTCCAGGTGTGTTTTTTGCAAAGATTTTAGGTAAAGAGAAAAAGAAACACTTGGAGATAGGAGAAAGTGAGAGAAAACCAGTTAAAGTTGAATTCTAA
- the rpsB gene encoding 30S ribosomal protein S2, with amino-acid sequence MASEEELLIPKEEYLSSGVHIGMKTKTASMRKFIYKIREDGLCVLNLKQLDERIGIGAKFLARKKKILIVGRKANVQKGVKKLAEIIGAEYVIGRFMPGTLTNPNYSKYIEPDVVFLTDPLIDKQALKEAVDSRIPVVAMCDTFNETKNIDLVIPCNNKGRRSVAVIFWLLGREILKNRGENKYNYKIDDFMSEKEEE; translated from the coding sequence ATGGCCAGCGAAGAGGAATTGCTAATACCTAAGGAAGAATACCTTTCTTCTGGTGTTCACATAGGCATGAAGACAAAAACTGCTAGCATGAGAAAGTTCATCTACAAAATAAGAGAGGATGGTCTTTGCGTACTTAACTTAAAACAATTGGATGAAAGAATAGGGATTGGGGCCAAATTTCTTGCAAGAAAAAAGAAGATCCTGATAGTTGGGAGGAAGGCAAATGTCCAAAAGGGTGTCAAAAAACTGGCCGAAATTATAGGAGCAGAGTATGTGATAGGGAGGTTTATGCCAGGGACTTTAACTAATCCAAACTATTCAAAATACATAGAACCAGATGTGGTTTTTTTGACAGACCCATTAATAGATAAACAGGCACTCAAGGAGGCTGTTGATTCAAGGATACCAGTTGTGGCCATGTGTGACACATTCAATGAAACAAAAAATATTGATCTGGTCATTCCTTGCAACAATAAAGGAAGAAGATCAGTGGCTGTGATATTTTGGTTGCTTGGAAGGGAAATATTAAAAAATAGAGGAGAAAACAAGTACAATTACAAGATTGATGATTTCATGTCAGAAAAGGAAGAGGAATAA
- a CDS encoding proteasome assembly chaperone family protein, with the protein MNGTKIKVLGELPKLNNPIFIEGLPGVGNVGRIAVGYLLEELKAVKFAELMSSHFMPFVLIHQSSAVHVLKNEFYYWKAKKSGQRDVIFMVGDSQSVDPIGHYEIVETVLDFLEKLGVKDIITTAGLSVQSVGKKQRVIGAVSNPEVIEKYKNYDIDFDAGSKVGTIIGASGLFLGLGRYRGMEGLCLLGETAGMPEIPDPKTAEVILKVLVKILKVEIDMSELQNKIKEMEKFMSKVQKIQSRALSQMLSEEMGKAGEEKEDLKYIG; encoded by the coding sequence ATGAATGGAACAAAAATAAAGGTATTGGGTGAATTACCAAAACTTAATAACCCCATATTCATCGAGGGTTTACCAGGAGTTGGAAATGTAGGGAGAATAGCTGTTGGTTATTTACTTGAAGAATTGAAAGCTGTGAAGTTTGCCGAGCTTATGTCTTCCCATTTTATGCCATTTGTACTTATTCACCAAAGCTCAGCTGTTCATGTCCTAAAAAATGAATTCTACTATTGGAAGGCCAAAAAAAGTGGTCAAAGAGATGTGATATTTATGGTTGGGGATAGTCAAAGCGTTGATCCTATAGGGCATTATGAAATAGTTGAAACAGTTCTAGATTTCCTTGAAAAATTGGGTGTTAAAGACATAATAACTACAGCCGGTTTAAGTGTTCAGAGTGTGGGAAAAAAACAAAGGGTAATAGGTGCTGTGAGCAACCCAGAAGTTATAGAAAAATATAAAAATTATGATATAGATTTTGATGCGGGGAGCAAGGTCGGGACTATAATAGGGGCTTCCGGCCTTTTCCTGGGGTTGGGAAGATATAGAGGTATGGAAGGCCTTTGTTTGCTAGGCGAAACTGCTGGAATGCCAGAAATACCCGACCCAAAAACAGCAGAGGTAATTTTAAAAGTTTTAGTGAAGATATTAAAAGTTGAAATTGACATGTCAGAATTGCAAAATAAAATAAAAGAAATGGAAAAGTTCATGAGTAAAGTTCAAAAAATACAGTCCAGGGCACTGTCTCAGATGTTAAGTGAGGAGATGGGCAAGGCAGGAGAAGAAAAGGAGGATCTGAAATATATAGGTTGA
- a CDS encoding S1 RNA-binding domain-containing protein codes for MVKRRGFPQEGEIVIVTVKTITPHSALCTLDEYPEKEGMIHVSEVTGKWVRDIKKFVKQGKKYVAKVFKVEEDKGHINLSLKRVSKKAKEKKIQDYKKEEYAEKMLKMVGEKLGFDLDQAYEKIGFKLQDLFGDMFVAFNYALEKPELLVRRGVDEKYAKIMSEVARENIQKKEISIKATLELKFYTGDGIKRVKEFLKNLENKYNWDIRYISAPRYSIRIKTKNPKQDEKIFVERLQSEISKIKDGIASFSIGGDEK; via the coding sequence ATGGTCAAAAGAAGGGGTTTTCCTCAAGAAGGTGAAATTGTAATAGTTACTGTGAAGACTATAACTCCCCATTCAGCCTTATGCACTCTAGATGAATATCCAGAGAAAGAGGGTATGATACATGTTTCTGAAGTTACTGGAAAATGGGTAAGAGATATAAAAAAGTTTGTAAAACAAGGGAAAAAATATGTAGCAAAAGTTTTTAAGGTCGAGGAAGACAAAGGTCATATAAACCTGAGCCTAAAAAGGGTCTCAAAGAAGGCAAAAGAAAAGAAAATACAAGACTATAAAAAGGAAGAATATGCTGAAAAAATGCTTAAAATGGTTGGTGAAAAGTTGGGTTTTGACCTAGATCAAGCATACGAAAAAATTGGTTTCAAACTTCAAGATCTGTTTGGTGATATGTTTGTCGCTTTTAATTATGCACTCGAAAAACCCGAGTTACTGGTCAGAAGAGGTGTTGATGAAAAATATGCAAAAATAATGTCAGAGGTTGCAAGGGAAAACATACAGAAAAAGGAGATTAGTATAAAGGCTACACTGGAACTAAAGTTTTATACAGGTGATGGAATAAAGAGGGTTAAAGAATTCCTAAAAAACCTCGAAAATAAATATAATTGGGATATAAGATATATTAGCGCGCCAAGATATAGCATTAGAATAAAGACAAAGAACCCAAAACAAGATGAAAAAATTTTTGTTGAAAGGTTGCAAAGTGAGATTTCAAAAATAAAGGATGGGATTGCGTCCTTTTCAATAGGAGGAGATGAGAAATGA
- a CDS encoding nascent polypeptide-associated complex protein — protein sequence MMPGMNPKQLEAMLKQLGMKMENLPATQVVIKTDQGDIIINNPQVIKTTMKGQVIYQVSGDVTETSFSEEDINLVMEQSGVKDRNKIEQVLKQTNGDVVEAIMKLKS from the coding sequence ATGATGCCTGGAATGAATCCAAAACAGCTTGAAGCCATGTTAAAACAACTTGGGATGAAGATGGAGAATTTACCGGCAACTCAAGTTGTGATAAAAACTGATCAGGGTGATATAATTATAAACAACCCCCAAGTTATAAAAACAACCATGAAGGGGCAAGTAATATATCAAGTTTCTGGTGATGTGACCGAGACCTCTTTTTCTGAAGAGGATATTAATTTGGTTATGGAACAGAGTGGTGTAAAAGATAGGAATAAAATCGAACAAGTTTTGAAACAAACAAATGGGGATGTAGTTG